From Zingiber officinale cultivar Zhangliang chromosome 5B, Zo_v1.1, whole genome shotgun sequence, the proteins below share one genomic window:
- the LOC121986210 gene encoding protein PHLOEM PROTEIN 2-LIKE A10-like has protein sequence MALQFASSALDISRRRRRWLILVAAVGFSGYGAYKLYHLPSVARRRRQLARLFNALVSISEAVVLVSDDLNRFLRSEKDEIPTSLKQLAKIAASEEFTASVSRFSEAVTVGIVRGLGSDSERGGKVGSCGLGPQIASPGFSDRFFEKLCSPAGTGFASIVVGSFARNLVLAIRSGGQGGESVGRHSDEAIPTWFRLLSDDNSRELIADCIQQFVSTAVTVYLEKTMVINPYDQIFSGLTNPKHEAKMKDILVSVCNGAVETLVRTSHHVMNNNGSLTSSVSRVNITGREGEVLEQLSNRQRNCLNDHNANNSVAWAERVSSTLAVPCNRKLVLDVTGRVTFETVRSFLDFLYWKLSDSARKGASVIHREVAERGLEVVRYVSAKSLASITICLALCMQLCVGTRFLTPA, from the coding sequence ATGGCGCTCCAATTCGCGTCCTCGGCACTCGATATCTCCCGCCGCCGGCGCCGGTGGCTCATCCTCGTCGCAGCCGTTGGGTTCTCCGGCTATGGCGCCTACAAGCTCTACCACCTCCCCTCCGTCGCGCGGAGGCGGAGGCAGCTCGCCAGGCTCTTTAACGCTCTCGTCTCCATCTCCGAGGCCGTCGTACTCGTCTCTGATGACTTGAACCGGTTCCTCCGTTCGGAAAAAGACGAGATCCCGACCAGCTTGAAGCAGCTGGCCAAGATCGCAGCGTCGGAGGAGTTCACCGCGTCGGTATCGAGGTTCTCGGAAGCCGTTACCGTTGGGATCGTCCGGGGTTTGGGTTCCGATTCAGAACGAGGTGGAAAGGTTGGATCGTGCGGGTTGGGGCCTCAAATTGCCTCCCCTGGCTTCTCCGATCGGTTCTTTGAGAAGCTCTGCTCCCCAGCGGGCACGGGATTCGCCTCTATAGTGGTGGGAAGCTTCGCGAGGAACCTCGTGCTGGCTATCCGTTCGGGTGGTCAGGGTGGTGAATCAGTTGGACGGCATAGTGATGAAGCTATCCCGACTTGGTTTCGGTTGCTTTCTGATGATAATTCCCGGGAGCTCATTGCTGATTGTATTCAGCAGTTTGTGAGCACTGCTGTCACGGTGTACCTTGAGAAGACTATGGTGATCAATCCGTATGATCAGATTTTCTCTGGCCTTACGAACCCCAAGCACGAGGCAAAGATGAAGGACATATTAGTTTCGGTTTGTAATGGGGCTGTTGAAACCCTTGTCAGGACTTCTCATCATGTGATGAATAATAATGGCTCCTTGACCTCCTCAGTGAGCAGAGTAAACATTACTGGGCGAGAAGGAGAAGTGTTGGAACAACTATCTAATCGGCAAAGGAATTGTCTTAACGatcacaatgctaacaatagtGTTGCATGGGCTGAACGAGTCTCTTCCACATTGGCAGTTCCCTGCAACAGGAAGCTTGTTCTTGATGTCACAGGTAGAGTGACATTTGAGACCGTGAGATCGTTTCTTGATTTTCTATATTGGAAATTGTCTGATTCTGCAAGGAAAGGGGCTTCAGTAATTCACAGGGAGGTAGCAGAAAGAGGTTTGG